One genomic segment of Chelonia mydas isolate rCheMyd1 chromosome 1, rCheMyd1.pri.v2, whole genome shotgun sequence includes these proteins:
- the LOC119565117 gene encoding olfactory receptor 52K2-like, with protein MSDSNITDFTNPSTFILLGIPGLEIDHVWISIPFCTMYAIAILGNFTILVTVKMEQSLHGPMYYFLCMLAVSDLVLSTSTLPKMLSIFWFNSRDIDFNACLTQMYFIHSFLVMDSGILVAMALDRYVAICHPLRHSTILTNFVVGKIGLAVVLRGGMLVLPYPFLTRQWPYCRTNIIPHTQCEHMAVVKLACANTHISNYYSLSVAFLVTGLDVFFIAVSYIQILRAIFSLPTKDTRLKTFGTCGSHLFVILTSYIPVVFSFLMHRFGNNVAVHFHVLMANAYLLMPPMLHPIIYGVRTKQIRDRLLRLLTPKGT; from the coding sequence atgtctGATTCCAACATAActgacttcaccaacccctccaccttcatcctgctgggcattcctggacTGGAGATAGACcacgtctggatctccatccccttctgcaccatgtacgccatagccatcttggggaacttcaccatcctggtCACTGTGAAGATGGAGCAGAGCCTtcatgggcccatgtactatttcctctgcatgctggctgtcagcGACCTGGTCCTGTCTACATCCaccctgcccaaaatgctgagcatcttctggttcaattccagggacaTCGATTTCaatgcctgcctcacccagatgtacttcattcaTAGCTTCTTAGTGATGGACTCTGGGATCCTCGTGGCCATGGCTTtggatcgctacgtggccatctgccatcccctgagacattccaccatcctgacaaactTTGTGGTGGGCAAGATTggcctggccgtggtgctgcgTGGTGGCATGCTCGTACTGCCCTATCCCTTTCTGACAAggcagtggccatattgcagaaccaacatcatcccccacacacagtgcgagcacatggctgtggtgaagctggcctgtgccaacaCCCACATCAGTAATTACTACAGCCTCTCTGTGGCATTCTTGGTGACCGGTCTGGATGTGTTTTTTATTGCTGTGTCGTATATCCAGAttctcagggccatcttcagcctccccacaaaggacacccggctcaagacttttgggacctgcGGCTCCCACCTATTTGTCATTTTAACCTCTTACATCCCAGTTGTCTTCTCCTTCCTCATGCACCGGTTTGGTAACAATGTGGCGGTACATTTCCATGTTCTCATGGCCAACGCGTACCTTCTAATGCCCCCCATGCTGCACCCCATCATCTacggggtgaggaccaaacagatccgggACAGGTTGCTCCGGCTACTTACTCCTAAAGGAACCTAA